In Plasmodium gaboni strain SY75 chromosome 14, whole genome shotgun sequence, one genomic interval encodes:
- a CDS encoding putative RNA binding protein Bruno, protein MSYLSNMSNMNSMNNNTQQYNNENSESPYGEPRMNEQCSYQMNSPYNPAPSIPIKLFVSSIPKNLTEEDIKSIFQEYGNIQDVVFIKDKKPNVNRSNVFVRMESIFYGQKAIKDLHGKRTLCETLGPLIVKFAIGELEKYGVNMNNANENEAKLFVGSLPKEITEEELRELFNRYGNVTEVYIMKNSNGVSKRCAFVNYAYKEQGIFAIQNMNGKIATENAEKPIEVRFAETKNQLQEKHLFNRSLMNPLNNNMNNMNNMNNMNNMNNMNNMNNMNNMDNMDNFDNMDNNNNNNSYMQSQAFKNMNMDNFNRYSMNMNYNMQNNNNNQRNNNNNNNNSDNNNNSNGNNNNSNNNNSNNNSPWKQYYSKEEGRPYYHNEITGETQWQKPRKIEQNFINPINMNEVTGPVGANIFIFHIPNEWIQTDLLSAFSPFGNIISAHIATERDTGRNRGFAFVSYDNVDSAINAVKYMNGFLAHKKKLKVTIKKGEEQYVQALINQRNKLNSNDARRNFIENTTNA, encoded by the coding sequence atgagTTATTTGAGCAACATGAGCAATATGAATAGCATGAATAACAACACACAACAATATAACAACGAGAACAGTGAGAGTCCTTATGGGGAGCCAAGAATGAATGAACAATGTTCATATCAAATGAATAGTCCATATAACCCAGCTCCATCGATACCTATTAAACTGTTTGTAAGTTCAATACCTAAAAATTTAACAGaagaagatataaaatCTATATTTCAGGAATATGGAAATATACAAGATGTTGTATTCATAAAGGATAAGAAGCCTAATGTGAATAGGTCAAATGTGTTTGTTCGTATGGAATCTATATTTTATGGTCAAAAGGCTATAAAGGATTTACATGGAAAGAGAACATTATGTGAAACCTTAGGACCATTAATTGTTAAGTTTGCTATAGGTGAATTAGAAAAGTATGGTGTGAATATGAACAATGCTAATGAAAATGAAGCCAAATTATTTGTGGGTTCATTACCAAAAGAAATAACAGAAGAAGAATTAAGagaattatttaatagATATGGAAATGTTACAgaagtatatataatgaagaaTAGTAATGGTGTAAGTAAAAGATGTGCATTTGTTAATTATGCATATAAAGAACAAGGTATTTTTGCTATACAAAATATGAACGGAAAAATAGCTACAGAAAATGCAGAAAAACCAATTGAAGTTCGATTTGCAGAAACAAAGAATCAATTACAAGAAAAACATTTGTTTAATAGATCTTTAATGAATccattaaataataatatgaacaatatgaataatatgaataatatgaacaatatgaataatatgaacaatatgaataatatgaataatatggataatATGGATAATTTTGACAATAtggataataataataataataattccTATATGCAATCTCAGgcatttaaaaatatgaatatgGATAATTTTAATAGATATTCAATGAATATGAATTATAACATgcaaaataataacaataaccaaagaaataataacaacaataataataatagtgacaataataataatagtaatgGTAACAATAACAAcagtaataataataatagtaataataattcacCTTGGAAacaatattattcaaaagAAGAAGGAAGAccatattatcataatgAAATTACAGGAGAAACACAATGGCAAAAACCTAGAAAAATCGaacaaaattttattaacccaattaatatgaatgaaGTCACAGGTCCTGTAGGTgcaaatatttttattttccatatACCTAATGAATGGATACAAACAGATTTATTATCGGCATTCTCTCCTTTTggtaatattatatcagCTCATATTGCAACAGAAAGAGATACAGGAAGGAACAGAGGATTTGCATTCGTATCTTATGATAATGTTGATAGTGCTATCAATGCtgttaaatatatgaatgGTTTCTTAGCTcataaaaagaaattaaaagtTACCATTAAAAAAGGGGAAGAACAATATGTACAAGCCTTAATAAATCaaagaaataaattaaaCAGTAATGATGCCAGAAGGAATTTTATTGAGAATACAACAAATGCATAA
- a CDS encoding cytidine diphosphate-diacylglycerol synthase produces the protein MPRKNSKTMTNKCANSNSNDFIDDRVLDDKKRKKSTESLSVDEKRDTIKTRSKSKSLEDTNGGIENIDKVKISNNNRKKKSESMINNDDENDNIKNISNTNSLNHANSMNSINNNINDEIYKLDSFEYEEEFKKKNIRNSECKRRRNLKDMKYFKEIKPLKDIVNLKNNNHNNNNNHQYNNGIFSSLTRFCGYNSKNSFYSNRSKQSTSSNSNLQNNTNLINSDSFESKLQTFKIRLQWTFILILIYFIILGAGHFYCSLLVLILVTTLYKEIISLKSIENKDKKLPEIFYIRWYWFFLTIITLGIPWVIPKLKHQIPLYKFLLTYHSINMFILAFVGFVWFILSLRKFSLKYQFSQIGIILLSSLFIVTQSLMHIANIYSGMIWFIVPVSSVVINDIFAYVFGILFGKTRLIQLSPKKTVEGYVGSSIITIVWGILITYFLQKYKFFICPQKYITFKPFVSWNYIDCDINPIFQQKVYEVPTHISSLISIKNIYYSKMLFHGLMLSLFAAFLAPFGGFFASGFKRALKIKDFGKSIPGHGGVTDRFDCQIFIGMFTYIYMKTFVKIKGGIYSYDLLIESIQKLDHKEIIRLFNQIKNMVDKKRKKSCTDSNKNDIQIRKDKRPNIDKACTDKKKIPNN, from the coding sequence atgcCAAGAAAGAATTCAAAAACAATGACAAATAAATGCGCAAATAGTAACTCTAACGATTTTATTGATGATAGAGTTCTTGATGATAAAAAGAGGAAGAAGAGCACTGAGAGTTTAAGTGTTGATGAAAAAAGGGATACAATAAAAACAAGAAGTAAAAGCAAAAGTTTAGAGGACACTAATGGAGGtatagaaaatatagataaagtaaaaatttctaataataatagaaagaaaaaaagtGAAAGCATgataaataatgatgatgaaaatgataatattaagaaTATAAGTAATACTAACAGTTTGAACCATGCTAATAGTATGAACagtattaataataatataaatgatgaaatatataaattagATAGTTTTGAATATGAAGaagaatttaaaaagaaaaatataagaaattCAGAATGTAAAAGGAGGAGgaatttaaaagatatgaaatattttaaagaGATAAAACCATTAAAAGATATTgtaaatttaaaaaataacaaccataataataataataatcatcaatataataatggTATATTTTCTAGTTTAACCCGATTTTGTGGTTATAATAGTAAAAACAGCTTTTATTCTAATAGATCAAAACAAAGTACAAGTAGTAATAGtaatttacaaaataatacGAATCTAATAAATTCGGATAGTTTTGAATCAAAACTTCAAACTTTTAAAATACGATTACAATGgacatttatattaatattaatatattttataatattagGAGCTGGACATTTTTATTGTTCATTATTAGTATTAATATTAGTAACAACCTTATATAAAGAGATAATATCTTTAAAAAgtatagaaaataaagataaaaaattaccagaaatattttatattagATGGTATTGGTTTTTTTTGACAATTATAACATTAGGTATACCATGGGTTATACCAAAATTAAAACATCAAATAcctttatataaatttttattaacatatcattcaataaatatgtttatattagCATTTGTTGGATTTGTATggtttatattatcattaagGAAGTTTTCTTTAAAGTATCAATTTTCACAAATAggaataatattattatcttctttatttatagtAACACAATCTCTAATGCATATAGCAAATATTTATTCTGGTATGATATGGTTCATCGTACCTGTATCATCAGTTGTTATTAATGATATTTTTGCTTATGTTTTTGGTATCTTATTTGGAAAAACAAGATTAATACAATTATCACCTAAAAAAACAGTGGAAGGATATGTAGGTTCTTCAATTATTACTATTGTATGGGGTATTTTAATAACATACtttttacaaaaatataaattttttatctgcccacaaaaatatattacattcAAACCATTTGTATCATGGAATTATATTGATTGTGATATTAATCCTATATTTCAACAAAAAGTATATGAAGTACCTACACATATTTCTTCTCTCATATctatcaaaaatatttattatagTAAAATGTTATTTCATGGCCTTATGTTAAGCCTTTTTGCTGCATTCTTAGCTCCTTTCGGTGGATTTTTTGCATCTGGATTTAAAAGAGCTCTTAAAATTAAAGATTTTGGCAAATCCATACCAGGTCATGGAGGTGTTACAGATAGATTCGATTGCCAAATTTTTATTGGAATGTTCacttatatttatatgaaaacatttgttaaaattaaaggaggtatatattcatatgatCTACTTATTGAATCTATACAAAAATTAGATcataaagaaataattaGACTATTTAATCAAATCAAAAATATGGtagataaaaaaagaaaaaaatcATGTACAGAcagtaataaaaatgatatacAAATACGAAAGGACAAAAGGCCAAATATAGATAAAGCTTGTACTgacaagaaaaaaattcCAAACAACtga
- a CDS encoding putative tetratricopeptide repeat family protein: MKEENILYYVDDNVKSLKRNYEICLEKNIQELIIYYGFKLLKKYGRKNSIYKWNLYEEILKACIELKLYEYVDIYFRKLNDRFGHLNGKKFEILKGMVYELNDKNEEALCIYKNYLYNDPSDLIIRAKIVKLKKKVERNINNVIQLLNDHLKEFPVDVEAWHELGEIYLKSCYYTYALYCFEEILIHAPKNLYYILSCAELHYTISQYELSSKYFCLSIKLQKNNIRALWGIVLVNLSRYSNKKGKNLNDNADVILTKKCIDRLYNLYDKNTNFLYRNVILQYLKEVGESFV, from the coding sequence atgaaagaaGAGAATATATTGTATTACGTAGATGATAATGTTAAGAGCCTAAAGAGAAATTATGAAATATGTTTAGAAAAGAATATACaagaattaataatatattatggatttaaattattaaaaaaatatggaagGAAGAATTCCATATATAAGTGGAATTTATATGAAGAGATATTAAAAGCATGTATTGAATTAAAGTTATATGAATATgttgatatatattttagaAAATTGAATGATAGATTTGGACATTtaaatggaaaaaaatttgaaatattaaaaggTATGGTATATgaattaaatgataaaaatgaggaagcattatgtatatataaaaattatttatataatgacCCAAGTGATTTAATAATAAGAGCAAAAATTgttaaattaaaaaaaaaagtagaaagaaatattaataatgttATACAATTATTGAATGATCATTTAAAAGAATTTCCTGTAGATGTTGAAGCATGGCATGAATTAGgagaaatatatttaaaaagttGTTATTACACATATGCATTATATTGTTTTgaagaaatattaatacatgCTCCTaagaatttatattatatactttCATGTGCTGAATTACATTATACTATATCTCAATATGAATTAAGCagtaaatatttttgtttatctataaaattacagaaaaataatataagaGCTTTATGGGGTATCGTACTTGTTAATTTATCAAGatattcaaataaaaagggaaaaaatttaaatgaCAATGCAGATGTTAttttaacaaaaaaatgtataGATAGGTTATATAATctatatgataaaaatacTAACTTTCTTTATAGGAACGTTATACTTCAATATTTGAAAGAAGTAGGAGAATCATTCGTgtga
- a CDS encoding putative alpha/beta hydrolase: protein MYSQYDIEYEYVTCTKGYTFILYSPNLFENVNAKKSDSTSPYTENNKEDEEEEEEQQQDDINNENIIVLFLHGLNGNSYQFENVFYTLIHFNYKFISLDFYGHGNSSLLQNVNKFTEKLFIEQIYDVLKKKNIFNSNFVVIGFSMGCIIAAHLSVDNKLKIKKYCLISAAGLAKPRHRFLHFLLKHNIRLCLRVAKRYSYLFVNEEAFKNEYNDIQNNAYYSHNRYSVLKENHEKFIETFLKVLTGTKIQDSKKYYSAFLKKNSDVLFIYGRDDDVTPCAYTIKFLEKQKKYINNVKLIIFPECSHLVLTEKPYELVQHIIYFLQNKYIYNAEKNSDDI from the exons ATGTATTCACAATACGACATAGAATATGAATATGTTACATGTACAAAAGGATATACGTTCATACTATATTCTCCAaatttatttgaaaatGTAAATGCAAAAAAAAGTGATTCTACATCCCCATATACTGAGAATAATAAGgaagatgaagaagaagaagaagagCAACAACAAGAcgatataaataatgaaaatattattgttttatttttacatgGATTAAACGGAAATAGTTATCAATTTGAAAACGTCTTTTATACattaatacattttaactataaatttatatcactag atTTTTATGGACATGGGAATAGTAGTCTCCTACAAAACGTTAATAAATTTAcagaaaaattattcatagaacaaatatatgatgttttaaaaaaaaaaaatatatttaattctAATTTTGTTGTCATTGGATTTTCTATGGGTTGTATTATAGCAg CACATTTATCTGTCGATAATAAACTAAAGATAAAAAAGTACTGCTTAATAAGCGCAGCCGGACTAGCCAAACCAAGGCATCGATTTTTACA ttttttattaaaacataACATTCGTCTTTGTCTACGAGTCGCAAAAAGATATagttatttatttgtaaatGAAGAAGCATTTAAa aatgaatataatgatattcAGAACAATGCTTATTATAGTCATAACAGATATTCTGTTCTAAAAGAAAAT CATGAAAAATTTATAGAGACATTCTTAAAAGTTCTGACTGGGACAAAAATACAAGAttctaaaaaatattatagCGCCTTcttgaaaaaaaattcagACGTTCTCTTCATTTATGG AAGAGATGATGATGTTACACCTTGCGCTTATACAATAAAATTTTTAGAAAagcaaaaaaaatatataaataatgttaAGCTAATAATATTTCCTGAATGCTCACATCTTGTATTAACAGAAAAACCATATGAATTAGTTcaacatattatttattttttacaaaataaatatatatataatgcAGAAAAAAATAGTGACGATATATAA
- a CDS encoding cytidine triphosphate synthetase — protein MDSVDDEKPITKYIIVTGGNMSGLGKGTAMSSMAVLLLTKNILLTTIKIDPYLNIDAGTMSPYEHGEVYVLEDGGEVDLDLGNYERFLNIRLTYKNNITSGKIYEEVIKKERKGEYLGKTVQVVPHVTDAIQKWIKDVIDENIKKMKKEYNIDSFNKIPCMCLIEVGGTVGDIESAVYLEALQQLINNLNNDDVCLCHLSYVPIIGNLREQKTKPTQHSVKILREAGLKPDFIFCRCEEPLTQEAIKKIALFSQVKNEHVISLHDTSNVYKVPLILEKQNVCMNVLKKLNLENIVLNNKLQISPYSFNIWKQLADRYESPSEQVVIGIVGKYTASNDTYLSIISSLVHACLECGFKLVIKYINSSHLSLKQKKQKKNMDWKKKAKKYSYENFYENSSTEKLIFVDDTTSDEDYDKKRRIKYEKAWETLKSVDGVLVPGGFGTRGIEGKYLSSKYCRLHNIPYLGICLGMQIAVIDVAREYLNVNANSEEFEDTTEMQYTSPQYNAVPTDNVNNNDNNNNQCGKKNKNTTNYSYNEKEKKENIINLENFKNEMNEYKKDAHINENCSRNTTSSCISNKSNSSHKPKVLASYTERPKHDNVNTLKKEIHFDDNISTSILNDDINVENNNYSHYQDTYIKDKNTYDDTDPMFDGKEYLKSQSLILKEKCIKDIPKKLTEESIKEKIKLIGIESYYKSIEEIDNNNVIISMSEFKGDDNKGGTMRLGVKQSKIIDKESLTYKAYDEELYIYERHRHRYEINPKYVPLLEAVGLSFVAKDIHSVRMEICEIKNLDFYVGVQFHPEFTSRPFKSNPIFLAFVLASKKKLKERLNKYGNKLCSGILYK, from the coding sequence ATGGATAGCGTAGATGATGAGAAACCTATAACGAAATACATCATTGTGACCGGAGGTAATATGAGTGGGCTCGGTAAAGGGACAGCTATGAGTAGTATGGCTGTGTTATTGTTAAcaaaaaacattttattaaCTACAATAAAGATTGACccatatttaaatattgaTGCAGGTACTATGTCTCCATATGAACATGGAGAGGTTTATGTATTAGAAGATGGAGGTGAAGTTGATTTAGATTTAGGTAATTATGAACgatttttaaatataagattaacttataagaataatattacatcaggtaaaatatatgaagaagttataaaaaaagaaagaaaagGTGAATACTTAGGTAAAACAGTACAAGTAGTACCACATGTAACAGATGCTATACAAAAATGGATAAAAGATGTGattgatgaaaatattaagaaaatgaaaaaagaatataatatcgattcttttaataaaattcCTTGTATGTGTTTAATAGAAGTTGGTGGTACTGTTGGTGATATTGAATCAGCTGTTTATTTAGAAGCTTTACAAcaattaattaataatttaaataatgatgatgtTTGTCTATGTCATTTATCTTATGTACCTATTATAGGAAATCTTAGGGAACAAAAAACGAAACCTACACAACATAgtgtaaaaatattaagaGAAGCAGGTTTAAAACCagattttatattttgtagATGTGAAGAACCATTAACACAAGAAGctattaaaaaaattgcTTTATTCTCACAAGTTAAAAATGAACATGTTATATCATTACATGATACATCCAATGTATATAAAGTTCCTTTAATTTtagaaaaacaaaatgtTTGTATgaatgtattaaaaaagcTAAATCTAGAAAATATCgtattaaataataaattacaAATCTCACcttattcatttaatatatggAAACAACTCGCAGACAGATATGAATCACCAAGCGAACAAGTTGTTATAGGTATTGTAGGCAAATATACAGCATCTAATGATACTTATTTATCTATTATCTCTTCTTTAGTACATGCATGTTTAGAATGTGGATTTAAATTAGTTATTAAGTATATTAACAGTAGCCATTTATCcttaaaacaaaaaaaacaaaaaaaaaatatggactggaaaaaaaaagcaaagaaatattcatatgaaaatttttatgaaaatagTAGCACAGAAAAACTCATATTTGTAGACGATACCACTTCTGATGAAgattatgataaaaaaagaagaataaaatatgaaaaagCATGGGAAACATTAAAATCGGTAGATGGTGTTTTAGTACCTGGAGGATTTGGTACTAGAGGTATTGaaggaaaatatttatcttCAAAATATTGTCGTCTACATAATATACCATATTTAGGAATATGTTTAGGAATGCAAATAGCTGTTATAGATGTAGCGCGagaatatttaaatgtgAATGCGAATTCGGAGGAATTTGAGGATACAACAGAAATGCAATATACATCACCCCAATATAATGCAGTACCTACAGataatgttaataataatgataataataataatcaatgtggaaaaaaaaataaaaatacaactaattattcttataatgaaaaagaaaaaaaagaaaatataataaatttagaaaattttaaaaatgaaatgaatgaatataaaaaggatGCACATATAAATGAGAATTGTAGTAGGAATACAACGTCATCTTGTATTTCAAATAAAAGTAATTCAAGTCATAAACCGAAAGTATTGGCAAGTTATACAGAACGTCCAAAACATGATAATGTAAACACTTTGAAAAAGGAAATTCATtttgatgataatatatcaacatcaattttaaatgatgatataaatgttgagaataataattattcacACTATCAAGATacttatataaaagataagAATACATATGATGATACGGATCCTATGTTTGATGGAAAggaatatttaaaaagtCAATCACtcatattaaaagaaaaatgtataaaagATATTCCTAAAAAATTAACTGAAGAATCAATAAAAGAGAAAATTAAACTTATAGGTATAGAAAGTTATTACAAAAGTATAGAAGAAATAGATAATAACAATGTAATCATATCTATGAGTGAATTTAAAggtgatgataataaagGAGGTACCATGCGTCTAGGTGTAAAACAATCAAAAATTATAGATAAAGAATCTTTAACATATAAAGCATACGACgaagaattatatatatatgaaagACATAGACATAGATATGAAATAAATCCTAAGTATGTACCCTTATTAGAAGCTGTTGGATTATCATTTGTAGCTAAAGATATACATAGTGTCAGAATGGAAATTTgtgaaattaaaaatttagaTTTTTATGTAGGTGTGCAATTTCATCCTGAATTTACTTCGAGACCATTTAAATCCAATCCTATATTTCTTGCATTTGTGTTAGCGTCAAAGAAAAAGTTAAAAGAGCGCTTGAACAAATATGGTAATAAGTTATGTTCAGGAATTTTATacaaatga